GCGCCTTTTTTTTTACTGACCGGGGTGCTGCGGCGGTGAaggacaggcagggcagTCCACGACTCCATGCACACGAGGCAGCAGCCGACAGACGGACACCCTGGGCGTGTCTCCCCCCTGtgaagccagccagccaggcgaAAACGTAAAAAGCGCGATGCCACACGGGATGTATGTATCGAGCTCAGCGTCCCGGGAGAACCAGCCGTGGCGACTGactggatgatgatgatgctgatgatgatgcgtgGGCGACAACGCGACAACACAACTGCAAGCCACGAGCACCCACTCGTGTTCCCCCTTTTCCCTTtccctcgctcgctgccgccgtcgtcgtcgccgccgccaccgccgctgcagacATGCCCACAGGGGCAGCAGGCTGCACTCCGAGGCTTGACAGCAAAGGGGAGCAGGGCAGGAGAACGACCCGACGCCCCGGTCGTGGGAACTCGCGAACCAGCAGGAGAGGGGCGGGTGGACAAccagacagccagccagccagacagcagacagacagacagacagacagacgcagGGCAGAGTCCGGGGCTGGTGAGCGGTCGGCAGCCCAGGCCCGCAAGCCACTACACACCTTGCGGCCCATACACGTGCATACACACAGAGCTCTCCTCCGGCCGTTTTTCTTCCCGCACGTTGCCTTTCCAaggcgcgacggcgccggcatgtCCCGGGCAGGGACAACGCGATCCCGTGCAAAGAGCGGCGGCCCTGTCTCTAATTCGCCAGGCAGAGCCGGCCGTCAGAGCAGgcagggcgatggcgaccgCACCCTCGCTCGATCCAATGAGGCATGGGCCATGCAAGTCGACGGCCCCGTTctgccagcagcggcggcgcagggcctATGTATCCTGTACCTTTTCGAGAACACGGCTGCCGGGGGTGGTCgcggcttgggggggggggggcaagaaGATGCGTCGCGCAGACGCCCCGACGTCTCTTGActcatcgcggcggcggtgtttGGCCCGACAAGCAGTAGTGGACCCGGCGAatagaagaagaaggagaagaagaaggagaagaagaaagtGAAGCTGTCCCTGCGATGAATGGTGGACGTTGAACCCGCGCTGCGGCCAGGCGGACTGCGACGGTGGGAAATCGACGGGCTGGCGTAGTTTCGCAGATGCGCGCATAGAGAGAAgagacacacacagagagagacgCGGGCAGATgtgcgcctgcctgcccgctgctTGATTTACGTCGTCAGCTTGTGTGGGTTGCAACAGCGCTgcgcaggccaggccacggTCGTGAATGCTTCATacttggccgcctcggcgaggtgctGCCGGATCGTCTGCCTACCTACATGGAGCTGTCAAGAGGCCCTCCGGTCCGTCTCTTGCGTCTGCAGACAGGGTCTTGACCGCGTGTCTCTCTGCATACATATATACACTGTACAGTACCGGTGGCTTTCGGAGTCGACGACCAGTGTAGGGCTCGGGGGGGACAGATACTTTCAGCTAGCTACATAGCATTTGGCGACAGTTAAAGACGGTGGATGGATGCGCCTCATAAGAGCAGAGCGGCACaaacaccgccgccgtctcggtACGATTCccctgtgctgctgcgctggcgAGAGCTGCAACGTTGTCGAAAGCGTTGAAAGCAGTGGCATGCATGCGCTCGCGGTCCCAAGGTATGCGTGCTCTCGCAGCGTCAGCGGGCTGACGTCTCGCTGCACCGGCCATTGTCAGAGCGCAGCAGCCCGGTTCAGCGACAGGGCTGTCTAGGAatcgctgtcgtcgacggggtgcagcgcgcgcgcccgccgagtGGCTGCTGACGGCTGTCCGTTGTAGCAGGCCGACTCCAAGTCGCCTGCCATTGCGTCCAGCACTGAGACATGTCCCATCCTATGTTTCGCTCACCCCAACGGACCAAGAGCCCGGATTGTGGTGCACCGCCCGAGACAGAGACGGCGTTGGGAGAGTTGGCTACGGCGTCGACAAAGGTCTAAACATGGCGTTTTCCTCTGGCATCATTTGGCTGGTCTGACAGGCACATATGCGATGCAGCTCTTACACGGATCCACGGTCACTCAGGGCATAGGCGTCGCGGCTCTCACATGGATGCAGTCGGCGCGTCAATTGGCAGAGGACTATTCTGTGTGGCAACCTATCCTTTTCGAGACGTCAAGACGAGACGGGACGAACGCCGGCAAGGCCTAGTCGCAACCCTTCACCACAAGCCGGGCGTCATGCGGCTACAGCACGCGCACCCAAAACTTGAAGCGCAGcgtgtccttgtcctcccAGGACCAGAGGTTATAGTACGCCGGGTCCATGCCGTTGGCGGACCCCCAGGTGCCCCATTCGGTGCCCACGTCGAAGCGCAggcccgtcgcctcgccgATCTCGTCCCACATCCGGCGgaagctggcggcgtcgtggttgAAAAAGGTCGGCAGGCGGCCGTTGCTCTCGCTCTCCTTGGTCGGCTTGTACAGGTAGTTCTGcacctccttggccttggtggcgccgtgctggcggCCCAGGATGAGCGCCCCCGACTTGTTCGGCTTGAGCATcttgagcagcgccgtcgcggccctctTCTGCCCCGCGTAGTCGAAGAGGTGCAGGAACGAGCCGAGGTGGATCATGTCGaactcgcccgcccgctcccggcgcagcgcgtcgtcgtcgtcgaagacgTTGGCCGTGTAAAAGGGCGTCTTGATGCGGTCCTTGTCGCGGAAGAGCTCGTACCCGAGCTCGAGGAAGGTGGCGTTGAGCTCCGCGCCGCAGAGGCTCTCCTCCGGCACCCCGTCGGTGATgagggcgcgcaggtcgtgcccgaagcagcagccaaagtcgaggagcttctcgccgcggccgctcttgaggcgctgcagcacctcgtcGTACAGGGGGGAGTCGGGCAGGGAGTAGTCTAGGAAGCGGAAGAGGCCGACGCAGGGGTACGGGGACGAGGCCCATGCTTTCTCGCGCTGCCAGGTCTGGTCAACGCTTGTGGCTGAGACAAAGGGGATGTAGAGGTGCATGTACGTACAATCTTCATGATGTGGTCCTTGACTTCCTCGGGCTTGAggccgccatgctcgaccAGCACGCGCTGGGCCAGGGGAGGAATCTTTTCCAGCGAGTCGAGGTACCACGGGATCCCATCCTTGGGATTGCCCTTGTTGCTGACGTCGCTCGTGATCATGGAACCCATGTTGATGTCGATTTGGCTGTGAAGGTGTCTTGTGCTAACTTGCTTTGAAGTATAATCTGAAGCGTTACAGAGCCGTTGGTGtctgaagaagacgagctGCATGGCTTCTCGAGGAGCATCTTATAGACGCGCCCTCGCGCATCCCGACACGTCCATACGAGCAGAAAGCTTCCAAAACCTGATTCCATGTCCGAACGAGCTCCGAGCTCCCATCACTTCATCTTGGCTCGTCCCACTGCCGCTCCGGCATTCACATGCCCGATGCGGCAAAGACCACGAGCTCGAGGCTCCGTCCCGGCACACGCATAGTCCGGCGATGACGTCTCCTCACCTGGcccaagtacgaagtactatATATGCGGATTGTgggcccgtcgacggcgacgatgccgcgaCCAAGCTCCCCCGATCTGGCAAGTGATCCTCGCGGGGGAGTGGAGGGGCGGGACCCAGGCCGCCTCGGTAATAGAGTTATCTGATCCGTGGCTCGGCCCCATCGCGGACAGGGATGCGTGCGTCTGAAGCGCGTCGGCGAACCGTCTAGACGTATCTGATCCGTTCGCCGCCCAGGCATCCGTGACGAAACAGTCGCGTGATTCCTAGCCCCATTCGTCACATCTCGACGGGAGTTGaccgcggccgacgcggtgGAGAAGTATCACGCCCGCCCGGTCGGAGTTACGTACGCGTTACGAGATTCGTCAGGCTGAAGCCGCATATCTGTCTGTTGGCGAGGGATCGGAACGAGTCGAAGATGGCGTACATCTACGACGACCAATTCGTTGTGCGCTGGAGCTAAATGCGCTGCCCGCCAGACTtgcatgtcctcgtcggcagc
This region of Purpureocillium takamizusanense chromosome 9, complete sequence genomic DNA includes:
- a CDS encoding uncharacterized protein (EggNog:ENOG503P2SP), translating into MQLVFFRHQRLCNASDYTSKQVSTRHLHSQIDINMGSMITSDVSNKGNPKDGIPWYLDSLEKIPPLAQRVLVEHGGLKPEEVKDHIMKIREKAWASSPYPCVGLFRFLDYSLPDSPLYDEVLQRLKSGRGEKLLDFGCCFGHDLRALITDGVPEESLCGAELNATFLELGYELFRDKDRIKTPFYTANVFDDDDALRRERAGEFDMIHLGSFLHLFDYAGQKRAATALLKMLKPNKSGALILGRQHGATKAKEVQNYLYKPTKESESNGRLPTFFNHDAASFRRMWDEIGEATGLRFDVGTEWGTWGSANGMDPAYYNLWSWEDKDTLRFKFWVRVL